The proteins below come from a single Oscillospiraceae bacterium genomic window:
- a CDS encoding ParM/StbA family protein — protein MSIIIGIDHGYYAIKTAHCSFPAGLTSYGEHEPYTRQGLLEFGGCFFVCGSGRQPIQRDKTVNDNYYLLTLAAIAKEIQQRGLPPECSVRIAAGLPLTSFGRDKPKFRDYLLRSKQPVNYKFEGVEYSITIEEVAIFPQGYAALMTETGLLQDEPSMLLMDLGGWTVDLMRIDNAIPAADTAHSLELGMIRCVDDIREQVRRETGLSLTDAQIENMLAGHPCTVSEAVRGIVNQQGRKYTEHLLSATMEAGFDLHAIPAVLLGGGASVVSRHLSPKDGLCKTIFLLDDKVNAVGFERALAAVSRRKSEV, from the coding sequence ATGAGCATCATTATCGGCATCGACCACGGCTACTACGCCATCAAAACAGCCCACTGCTCGTTCCCGGCAGGACTGACAAGCTACGGAGAACACGAACCCTACACCCGCCAAGGACTCTTAGAGTTTGGCGGGTGCTTTTTTGTTTGTGGCTCCGGGCGGCAGCCTATCCAGCGGGACAAGACCGTAAACGACAACTACTACCTGCTGACACTGGCAGCTATCGCAAAGGAGATTCAGCAACGCGGTTTGCCTCCCGAATGCTCGGTGCGAATTGCGGCGGGTCTGCCGCTGACCAGTTTCGGACGCGACAAACCCAAGTTCAGAGATTATCTGCTGCGGAGCAAGCAGCCGGTGAACTACAAGTTCGAGGGCGTGGAGTACAGCATCACCATCGAAGAAGTTGCCATTTTTCCGCAGGGCTACGCCGCCCTCATGACCGAAACCGGGCTGTTGCAGGACGAGCCATCAATGCTCCTCATGGATTTGGGCGGCTGGACAGTGGACCTTATGCGCATCGACAACGCCATCCCTGCGGCTGACACTGCGCACAGCTTGGAACTCGGCATGATCCGCTGTGTAGATGACATCCGGGAGCAGGTGCGGCGTGAAACCGGGCTGTCCCTCACGGATGCCCAAATCGAAAATATGCTGGCGGGTCACCCCTGCACGGTCAGCGAGGCGGTGCGTGGCATTGTGAATCAGCAGGGGCGCAAGTACACAGAGCATCTGCTGTCTGCCACAATGGAAGCGGGATTCGATTTGCACGCCATCCCCGCCGTGTTGCTGGGCGGCGGCGCATCGGTGGTGAGCCGCCACCTAAGTCCCAAAGACGGCCTTTGTAAGACGATTTTCCTGCTGGACGACAAAGTGAACGCGGTCGGATTCGAGCGTGCGTTGGCCGCCGTGTCGCGCCGCAAAAGCGAGGTATGA
- a CDS encoding site-specific integrase, with the protein MMKVKDAQFFTVVSSFLNVYLVKNRSCSSNTVKSYEDALNLLFTFLEGTKDIPRQRVNWSHFTRQNIQEFVDWLEKVRNCSRQTQLQRLAAIRSFVRYGGIVDLRVIAIQADVERIRYRKPPPALVGYLTKEELSIFLAQPNCKKRTGFRNMVFLVLMYDTAARCQEMLDLRIQDLVLHRTSPCVYFTGKGNKTRVVPILPKTAEHLRSYLKKFHPAENRKRDDYVFYAYGGPQRPMSPDTVAAFVKKYGESARHVCTSIPERVHPHMLRHTRAMHLYQDGVPLAMVSEFLGHAQIETTKIYAHADTEMKRKAIQQAANKLNDTIPDVLWNTDDEEMMLKLRGKQQYK; encoded by the coding sequence ATGATGAAGGTTAAGGATGCTCAGTTTTTTACGGTTGTAAGTTCGTTTCTGAATGTTTATCTTGTGAAAAACCGAAGCTGCAGTTCTAATACGGTAAAATCCTATGAGGATGCTCTGAATCTGCTTTTTACGTTTTTGGAAGGCACAAAAGATATTCCCAGACAACGAGTAAACTGGAGCCATTTCACCCGCCAAAACATACAGGAATTCGTGGACTGGTTGGAGAAAGTCAGGAACTGCAGTAGACAAACACAGCTGCAAAGGCTTGCCGCAATACGCTCTTTTGTGCGGTATGGCGGCATTGTAGATCTGCGCGTAATTGCAATACAGGCCGACGTGGAGAGAATTCGATACCGAAAACCACCGCCTGCTTTGGTTGGCTATCTCACAAAAGAAGAACTTTCTATTTTCCTCGCGCAGCCGAACTGCAAAAAGCGTACAGGATTCCGGAATATGGTGTTTCTGGTTTTAATGTACGATACAGCTGCTCGGTGTCAGGAAATGTTGGATTTAAGGATACAGGATTTAGTGCTGCACAGAACCTCACCGTGTGTCTATTTCACAGGTAAGGGAAACAAGACACGGGTTGTTCCTATTTTGCCGAAAACAGCGGAGCACCTTCGCAGTTACCTGAAAAAATTCCATCCGGCAGAAAATAGAAAACGAGACGACTATGTGTTCTATGCTTATGGTGGCCCTCAAAGGCCGATGTCTCCTGATACGGTTGCGGCATTTGTAAAGAAATATGGAGAATCTGCACGGCACGTCTGCACATCCATTCCGGAACGGGTACATCCCCACATGCTGCGGCACACACGGGCAATGCACCTATACCAAGACGGTGTTCCATTGGCTATGGTATCCGAATTCCTCGGCCATGCGCAGATTGAAACAACAAAAATTTATGCCCATGCTGATACAGAAATGAAACGGAAAGCCATTCAGCAAGCAGCAAACAAGCTAAACGATACGATTCCGGACGTACTCTGGAATACAGATGACGAGGAGATGATGCTTAAATTAAGAGGCAAACAACAATACAAGTGA
- a CDS encoding VanZ family protein, giving the protein MEKERTSPWLILFRVVFTAALIACIMFIFRNSLENGAQSSARSQAVMQLVNSALAKVHLGPLSEHLIRKLAHFSEFALEGFLLMLCIRVYTKHFVRHMSWPLLGGMTTALMDETIQLHSPNRTSSVVDVWIDMSGVVAGLLFALIILLIVRGVTAFIRVKQENRALRAESAELRRREHERLARRAAHRAHEAQLNRPEPDDDEYDEEDEE; this is encoded by the coding sequence ATGGAAAAAGAAAGAACCAGTCCGTGGCTGATCTTGTTCCGCGTGGTATTTACGGCGGCGCTGATCGCCTGCATTATGTTTATCTTTCGCAACTCACTGGAAAACGGTGCCCAGTCGTCCGCACGCAGCCAAGCCGTCATGCAGCTGGTCAACAGTGCGCTGGCCAAGGTGCATCTCGGCCCATTGTCGGAGCATCTGATCCGTAAGCTCGCGCACTTTTCGGAGTTTGCGCTGGAGGGCTTTCTGCTGATGCTCTGCATCCGCGTGTACACAAAGCATTTTGTGCGCCACATGAGCTGGCCGCTGCTCGGCGGTATGACAACGGCGCTGATGGATGAGACCATCCAGCTGCACAGCCCCAACCGCACCTCGTCGGTGGTGGATGTCTGGATCGATATGTCCGGCGTCGTGGCGGGACTGCTGTTTGCACTCATCATCCTGCTGATCGTGCGCGGCGTTACCGCATTCATCCGCGTCAAGCAGGAGAACCGCGCTCTGCGCGCCGAGAGCGCGGAGCTGCGCCGCCGCGAGCATGAGCGGCTGGCGCGCCGTGCTGCCCACCGCGCCCATGAGGCGCAGCTGAACCGCCCGGAACCCGATGATGACGAATACGATGAGGAGGACGAAGAATGA
- a CDS encoding tyrosine-type recombinase/integrase, with protein sequence MTRPSLKSRFGEQIRAFVGYKNSLGFPYNESIRILGRFDDFCVERFPEKDCLDCELALAWLEKRDTENTAGHRNRIMVIREFAKYLRAVGTEAYMIPISMTSKGPRYVPHIFNEAEIKAFFHGADSFRPHGKAPARHLVIPVFYRLLYCCGLRPAEARLLKKENVDLVRGSVYVVESKGHKDRVVAVADDLLQIMRSYSTLISEIYPDSDYFFPRYDGEGPYTKRWTEEMFWRCFSMAGITAFEGPKPRVYDFRHTFATECICRWMREGRDIDAMLPFLSAYMGHARYEDTLYYVHMVPDFYERVGTVDRTAWEKLLPEVHDEG encoded by the coding sequence ATGACAAGACCATCTTTGAAAAGCCGTTTTGGAGAACAGATTCGCGCCTTTGTAGGCTACAAGAACAGTCTTGGTTTTCCTTACAATGAGAGTATCCGTATTCTAGGGAGGTTTGACGATTTCTGTGTAGAAAGGTTCCCTGAAAAAGATTGTCTGGATTGTGAACTCGCACTTGCATGGCTGGAGAAACGAGATACGGAAAACACAGCAGGCCACCGAAATCGTATTATGGTCATACGGGAGTTTGCAAAGTATCTTCGGGCTGTTGGAACAGAAGCATATATGATTCCCATATCCATGACCAGCAAAGGCCCCAGGTATGTTCCACATATCTTCAATGAAGCGGAGATAAAAGCGTTCTTCCACGGTGCTGACAGCTTTCGGCCTCACGGGAAAGCTCCGGCCAGACATCTTGTTATCCCGGTATTTTACAGATTGCTGTATTGCTGCGGATTGCGGCCCGCAGAAGCGAGACTGCTCAAGAAGGAAAATGTGGACTTGGTTCGCGGTTCTGTCTACGTTGTGGAATCCAAAGGGCACAAGGACCGTGTCGTTGCGGTTGCAGATGATTTGCTTCAGATTATGAGAAGCTATTCCACCCTGATCTCAGAAATTTACCCGGACAGCGATTACTTTTTTCCGAGATACGATGGGGAGGGGCCGTATACGAAGCGTTGGACAGAAGAAATGTTTTGGAGATGCTTCAGTATGGCCGGAATTACTGCGTTTGAGGGACCTAAACCTAGGGTTTACGATTTCAGACATACTTTTGCAACGGAATGTATCTGTCGTTGGATGCGAGAAGGCCGTGATATTGATGCAATGCTGCCGTTTCTCTCCGCATACATGGGACACGCCCGTTATGAAGATACGCTTTACTATGTCCACATGGTTCCTGATTTTTATGAGCGTGTTGGAACAGTAGACCGTACTGCATGGGAAAAATTGCTTCCGGAGGTGCATGATGAAGGTTAA
- a CDS encoding arsenate reductase family protein, which yields MNIQIFGSNKSFDTKKAQRWFKERGIKFQMIDMKEKGMSRGEFDNVCRAVGGWAQLVDESAKDKDTLALLQWLDESQQADKLFENQQLIRQPIVRNGRLATVGYCPDIWEKWA from the coding sequence ATGAACATCCAGATTTTCGGCTCAAACAAGAGCTTTGACACCAAAAAGGCGCAGCGCTGGTTCAAGGAGCGCGGTATCAAATTCCAGATGATCGACATGAAGGAAAAAGGCATGAGCCGCGGCGAGTTCGACAATGTCTGCCGCGCCGTCGGCGGGTGGGCACAGCTTGTCGATGAGAGCGCAAAGGACAAGGACACGCTGGCACTGCTGCAATGGCTGGACGAAAGCCAGCAGGCGGACAAGCTGTTTGAGAACCAGCAGCTCATCCGCCAGCCCATTGTGCGCAACGGCAGGCTGGCCACCGTGGGGTACTGCCCCGATATATGGGAAAAGTGGGCGTAA
- a CDS encoding sigma-70 family RNA polymerase sigma factor: MPADIRQLPREEFIEKNLGLVHACAGRFKGRGIEYEELYAAGCLGLVKACDGFDTGRGVCFSTYAVPVILGEIKKLFRDGGTVKVSRSLKELSLKINQERERCLKRTGQEPGVTELAETLGTTPEQIALAIRAALPALSLTPTDDEDGLKEFDVPIDSPEEALSDRIGLAEVMDRLSDGDRQLIRLRFFAGRTQSETARVLGTTQVQISRRERRILKWMREQLLEAL; encoded by the coding sequence ATGCCTGCCGATATCCGACAGCTGCCGCGTGAAGAATTTATCGAAAAGAATCTGGGACTCGTACACGCCTGTGCCGGAAGGTTCAAGGGGCGGGGGATCGAATACGAGGAGTTATACGCTGCGGGCTGTCTGGGTCTGGTCAAGGCCTGCGATGGCTTTGACACCGGCCGCGGCGTCTGCTTTTCCACCTACGCCGTACCGGTCATTCTGGGCGAGATCAAAAAGCTGTTCCGGGACGGCGGCACAGTCAAGGTAAGCCGCTCTCTCAAGGAGCTGTCACTGAAGATCAATCAGGAGCGGGAGCGCTGTCTGAAGCGTACCGGGCAGGAGCCGGGCGTCACAGAACTGGCAGAAACACTGGGCACGACCCCGGAGCAGATCGCCCTCGCCATCCGGGCGGCGCTGCCGGCCCTGAGCCTGACGCCCACCGATGATGAGGACGGTCTGAAGGAATTCGATGTGCCCATCGACTCCCCGGAGGAGGCACTTTCCGACCGGATCGGCCTTGCGGAGGTGATGGACAGGCTCAGCGATGGGGACCGCCAGCTTATCCGGCTGCGCTTTTTTGCAGGCCGGACCCAAAGCGAAACGGCCCGCGTTCTAGGCACAACGCAGGTCCAAATATCCCGCCGCGAGCGCCGCATCCTGAAATGGATGCGCGAACAACTGCTGGAAGCACTGTGA
- a CDS encoding valine--tRNA ligase, with protein sequence MPKELAKQYAPQGTEDRIYQNWCDKGYFHTQVDRSKKPFTIVMPPPNVTGQLHMGHAMDETWQDILTRYKRMQGYAALWVPGTDHASIATEAKVVAKMREEGLTKEMVGRDGFLERAWDWKNTYGNRIVSQLKKLGCSCDWQRERFTMDEGCSDAVKEVFVRLYNEGLIYRGNRMVNWCPHCNTSISDAEVEYESKDGSFWHLLYPVKETGEMLELATTRPETMLGDTAVAINAEDPRYKHLHGCHVVLPLLGREIPIVCDEHADMEKGTGVVKITPAHDPNDFEVGKRHDLPMIRVLTYDGHMTGAADKAAVDAEKAAGRAAADEPDVLDCGKYAGMTALEAREAILADLEACGALKETEPLTHEVGTCYRCHSVIEPMVSKQWFVKMEPLAKPAIESVEKGEIKFVPERFTKNYINWMKGGRDWCISRQLWWGHQIPAWYCDDCGETVVSKDAPCSCPKCGSTKLTQDPDTLDTWFSSALWPFSTLGWPNEDAEDYKYFYPTNTLVTGYDIIGFWVSRMIFSGLAYTGKAPFDTVLIHGIVRDSQGRKMSKSLGNGIDPLEVIEQYGADALRMMLIIGSTAGNDMRYSDEKVLACRNFANKLWNASRFVQMNLPEDFEPGLPAEDLLDMSDKWILSELAKVAAEATANLDKYELGLAAEKVENFIWEVYCDWYIEICKTRLNGEDAAAADAARKVLVYVLDKALKLLHPFMPFITEELYQALPGSGETIMTEKWPGDENMKIWAEDCADFEKLMDYIKAVRAMRAEMNVHPAKKTSMIIETASPAAFEKGGAYLARFAFATDVTVTGKYTGSTEGMVNVATPDAKGFIPMMELIDREKELARLNKEMAKAEKELTMFENQLKNPKFVEKAPAKLVEETRAKLTAAQDKLAKLKESIAALG encoded by the coding sequence ATGCCGAAAGAACTCGCCAAACAGTACGCCCCGCAGGGCACCGAGGACCGCATCTACCAGAACTGGTGCGACAAGGGGTATTTCCATACTCAGGTCGACCGCAGCAAAAAGCCGTTTACCATCGTAATGCCGCCGCCAAACGTCACCGGCCAGCTGCACATGGGCCACGCTATGGACGAAACCTGGCAGGACATTCTGACCCGCTACAAGCGGATGCAGGGCTACGCCGCCCTGTGGGTGCCCGGCACCGACCATGCCTCCATTGCAACCGAGGCCAAGGTCGTGGCCAAGATGCGCGAGGAGGGCCTGACCAAGGAGATGGTCGGCCGTGACGGCTTTTTGGAGCGCGCGTGGGACTGGAAGAACACCTACGGCAACCGCATCGTCAGCCAGCTGAAAAAGCTGGGCTGCTCCTGCGACTGGCAGCGCGAGCGCTTCACGATGGACGAGGGCTGCTCTGACGCCGTCAAGGAGGTCTTTGTCCGTCTGTACAACGAGGGTCTGATCTACCGCGGCAACCGTATGGTCAACTGGTGCCCCCACTGCAACACCTCCATCTCGGACGCCGAGGTCGAGTATGAGAGCAAGGACGGCAGCTTCTGGCACCTGCTCTACCCGGTCAAGGAGACCGGCGAGATGCTGGAGCTGGCCACCACCCGCCCCGAGACGATGCTGGGCGATACCGCCGTTGCCATCAATGCGGAGGACCCGCGCTACAAGCATCTGCACGGCTGCCATGTCGTGCTGCCCCTGCTGGGCCGTGAGATCCCCATCGTCTGCGATGAGCACGCCGACATGGAAAAGGGCACCGGCGTTGTGAAGATCACCCCCGCCCACGATCCCAACGACTTTGAGGTCGGCAAGCGCCACGATCTGCCGATGATCCGCGTGCTGACCTACGACGGCCACATGACCGGTGCCGCCGACAAGGCTGCCGTCGATGCCGAGAAGGCCGCCGGCCGCGCAGCCGCCGATGAGCCGGATGTTCTGGACTGCGGCAAATACGCCGGCATGACCGCGCTGGAGGCCCGCGAGGCCATTCTGGCCGATCTGGAGGCATGCGGTGCGCTGAAGGAGACCGAGCCCCTGACCCATGAGGTCGGCACCTGCTACCGCTGCCACTCCGTCATTGAGCCGATGGTCTCCAAGCAGTGGTTCGTCAAGATGGAGCCGCTGGCCAAGCCCGCCATCGAGAGCGTTGAGAAGGGCGAGATCAAGTTCGTGCCGGAGCGCTTCACCAAGAACTACATCAACTGGATGAAGGGCGGCCGCGACTGGTGCATCAGCCGCCAGCTGTGGTGGGGCCACCAGATCCCCGCGTGGTACTGCGATGACTGCGGCGAGACCGTAGTTTCCAAGGATGCTCCCTGCAGCTGCCCCAAGTGCGGCAGCACCAAGCTGACCCAGGACCCCGACACGCTGGATACTTGGTTCAGCAGTGCGCTGTGGCCCTTCTCCACGCTGGGCTGGCCCAACGAGGACGCCGAGGACTACAAGTATTTCTACCCCACCAATACGCTGGTCACCGGCTATGACATCATCGGCTTCTGGGTGTCCCGCATGATCTTCTCCGGCCTCGCCTACACCGGCAAGGCACCGTTTGACACGGTGCTGATCCACGGCATCGTCCGCGACAGTCAGGGCCGCAAGATGTCCAAATCTCTTGGCAACGGCATCGACCCGCTGGAGGTCATTGAGCAGTACGGCGCGGACGCTTTGCGCATGATGCTGATTATCGGCTCCACCGCGGGCAACGATATGCGCTACAGCGATGAAAAGGTGCTTGCCTGCCGCAACTTTGCCAACAAGCTGTGGAACGCCTCCCGCTTTGTGCAGATGAACCTGCCCGAGGACTTTGAGCCGGGCCTGCCCGCCGAGGATCTGCTTGACATGAGCGACAAGTGGATTCTGTCCGAGCTGGCCAAGGTCGCCGCCGAGGCCACCGCCAACCTTGATAAGTATGAACTGGGTCTGGCCGCCGAGAAGGTCGAGAACTTCATCTGGGAGGTCTACTGCGACTGGTATATCGAGATCTGCAAAACCCGCCTGAACGGCGAGGACGCGGCCGCCGCCGATGCAGCCCGCAAGGTGCTGGTCTATGTGCTGGACAAGGCGCTCAAGCTGCTGCACCCCTTCATGCCGTTCATCACCGAGGAGCTCTATCAGGCCCTGCCCGGCAGCGGCGAAACCATCATGACCGAGAAGTGGCCCGGTGATGAGAACATGAAGATCTGGGCCGAGGATTGCGCCGACTTTGAAAAGCTGATGGACTACATCAAGGCTGTCCGCGCCATGCGCGCCGAGATGAATGTTCACCCGGCCAAAAAGACGAGCATGATCATCGAGACCGCCAGCCCGGCCGCCTTTGAGAAGGGCGGCGCCTATCTAGCCCGCTTCGCCTTTGCGACCGATGTGACTGTCACCGGCAAGTACACCGGCAGCACCGAGGGCATGGTCAATGTGGCCACCCCCGATGCCAAGGGCTTTATCCCGATGATGGAGCTGATCGACCGTGAGAAGGAACTGGCCCGCCTGAACAAGGAGATGGCGAAGGCCGAGAAGGAGCTGACCATGTTCGAGAATCAGCTCAAGAACCCGAAGTTTGTCGAGAAGGCCCCCGCCAAGCTGGTGGAGGAGACCCGCGCCAAGCTGACCGCCGCTCAGGACAAGCTGGCCAAGCTCAAGGAGAGCATCGCGGCGCTGGGGTAA
- the spoIIAB gene encoding anti-sigma F factor, producing MKMLNQVKLTFAGRSVNEGFARAALAAFLVQLDPTVPQLADIKTAVSEAVTNCIVHAYPDHIGPVTVTAAIYEGGIVRITVSDRGVGIPDVAKAMEPMFTTGDAEERAGLGFAVMQSFMDKVRVSSAPGRGTRVTLTKRLQART from the coding sequence ATGAAGATGCTCAATCAGGTCAAGCTTACCTTCGCGGGGCGCTCTGTCAATGAGGGCTTTGCCCGCGCCGCGCTGGCGGCGTTTCTGGTCCAGCTGGATCCGACTGTGCCCCAGCTGGCGGATATAAAAACCGCAGTGTCGGAGGCTGTGACCAACTGTATCGTGCATGCCTATCCGGATCATATCGGCCCTGTGACAGTGACAGCAGCCATCTATGAGGGTGGAATCGTTCGTATTACGGTATCGGACCGTGGTGTCGGCATCCCGGATGTCGCCAAGGCGATGGAACCGATGTTCACAACGGGTGACGCCGAGGAACGAGCCGGTCTCGGCTTTGCTGTTATGCAGAGCTTTATGGATAAGGTCCGGGTTTCGTCTGCACCGGGGCGCGGAACCCGTGTGACCCTGACAAAGCGCCTGCAGGCCCGCACCTGA
- a CDS encoding tyrosine-type recombinase/integrase gives MRNLFTNPSAPTVDCGVPLDTKTGNAIADYILHARPKCKSEYIFLRVLRPYTKIGSMWTVIAKYAHIALGKDQKMNGPHAFRRGMGRQLLEANIPAPLICDILGHSSSVSLRQYTASSLEKLKVCAGTISAIPIAQEALL, from the coding sequence ATGCGCAATCTCTTTACCAACCCGTCCGCGCCGACTGTTGACTGTGGCGTACCGCTTGATACAAAAACCGGAAATGCGATTGCCGATTACATTCTCCATGCCCGGCCCAAGTGCAAATCTGAGTATATATTTTTGCGGGTACTGCGCCCCTATACAAAGATTGGAAGTATGTGGACGGTGATTGCAAAATATGCACACATTGCATTGGGAAAGGACCAGAAGATGAATGGGCCGCATGCTTTCCGGCGAGGAATGGGAAGACAATTGCTGGAAGCAAATATTCCTGCGCCACTAATCTGCGATATTCTAGGACACTCGTCGTCTGTGTCCTTGCGCCAATATACCGCGTCATCCCTAGAGAAATTAAAAGTGTGCGCAGGTACTATTTCTGCAATTCCCATTGCACAGGAGGCCTTGTTATGA
- a CDS encoding plasmid segregation centromere-binding protein ParR: MKRPQYVFRPNLNEPQHCRAWALLQQMPPAKRKEFLVQSILAAEQTNRLEKSIRKVVREELQAVNITNAVPSPPPANAIPDSALDFLSTL; encoded by the coding sequence ATGAAACGACCGCAATATGTTTTCCGCCCGAACCTCAATGAACCGCAACACTGCCGCGCGTGGGCGTTGCTGCAACAGATGCCGCCTGCCAAACGCAAAGAGTTTCTGGTGCAGAGCATCCTTGCGGCAGAACAGACAAATAGGCTGGAGAAAAGCATCCGCAAGGTGGTGCGGGAGGAGTTGCAGGCAGTCAACATAACCAACGCTGTTCCAAGCCCACCGCCAGCGAATGCTATACCAGACTCTGCGCTCGATTTCTTATCTACACTTTAG
- a CDS encoding bifunctional folylpolyglutamate synthase/dihydrofolate synthase: MTTQQAIEALHALPRMGQGKPGLARMQNLMDHLGNPEKDLQCIHIAGTNGKGSLAAMTSSILTAAGYKTGLTISPYVVDFRERFQIDGEMIPPRTLANLTEKVMDAADAIEAEGGEMPVEFEAVTALALLWFAREKCDLVVLETGLGGRCDATNIVPHKLVAAITKIGYDHMEVLGDTLDKIAAEKAGIIKEGAVVVNYPDQPAEAMGPILTAAAEAHTSIITPDKDDLTLLRGKRLENRIDYGGYRAALGLPGTHQANHAAMAVEIALALWREFGYDISDDAILEGLANAKMPARIEVLRRHPLLLLDGCHNPDGAKMLAATLTRADFEENLVGVFGVLADKDYKEMLSDLAPCFAKVYTVTPNCPRALSAEDLQKEARFHTDAEAADSVADALRKAIDYADENNLAGVVVCGSLYLAAEARPLLLKEAEK, encoded by the coding sequence ATGACGACCCAACAGGCAATCGAGGCCCTGCACGCCCTGCCGCGTATGGGGCAGGGGAAACCCGGCCTTGCCCGCATGCAAAATCTGATGGACCACCTGGGCAACCCGGAAAAGGACCTGCAGTGCATCCATATTGCGGGCACAAACGGCAAGGGCAGCCTTGCGGCCATGACGTCCTCCATCCTGACGGCAGCGGGCTACAAGACCGGTCTGACCATCAGCCCGTATGTGGTGGACTTCCGTGAGCGGTTCCAGATCGATGGCGAGATGATCCCGCCCCGCACGCTGGCAAACCTGACGGAGAAGGTCATGGACGCAGCGGATGCCATCGAGGCTGAGGGCGGCGAAATGCCTGTCGAGTTCGAGGCCGTCACGGCGCTGGCACTGCTTTGGTTCGCACGCGAAAAGTGCGACCTTGTGGTGCTGGAAACCGGTCTTGGCGGCCGCTGCGATGCCACGAACATCGTGCCGCACAAGCTTGTGGCTGCCATCACAAAGATCGGCTATGACCACATGGAAGTTCTGGGAGATACCCTTGATAAAATTGCCGCCGAGAAGGCCGGCATCATTAAGGAGGGCGCGGTCGTTGTCAACTACCCTGACCAGCCTGCCGAGGCGATGGGGCCGATCCTGACCGCTGCGGCCGAAGCCCACACCAGCATCATCACGCCCGACAAGGATGATTTGACGCTGCTGCGCGGCAAGCGGCTGGAAAACCGCATCGACTATGGCGGCTACCGTGCGGCGCTGGGACTGCCCGGAACCCATCAGGCTAACCACGCCGCCATGGCTGTCGAGATCGCGCTGGCGCTCTGGCGCGAGTTCGGCTACGATATTTCGGACGATGCCATCCTCGAAGGCCTCGCCAACGCGAAGATGCCCGCCCGCATCGAGGTGCTGCGCCGCCATCCGCTGCTGCTGCTGGATGGCTGCCACAACCCGGACGGCGCCAAAATGCTGGCTGCGACGCTGACCCGCGCCGATTTTGAGGAAAACCTCGTCGGCGTGTTCGGCGTGCTGGCGGACAAGGACTACAAGGAAATGCTTTCCGACCTCGCGCCCTGCTTCGCGAAGGTCTACACGGTCACGCCCAACTGCCCCCGTGCGCTGAGCGCCGAGGACTTGCAGAAGGAGGCACGCTTCCACACCGACGCCGAGGCCGCCGACAGTGTGGCCGACGCCCTGCGCAAGGCCATCGACTACGCCGATGAGAACAACCTCGCGGGCGTCGTTGTCTGCGGCTCGCTTTATCTTGCGGCGGAGGCCCGCCCACTTCTCCTCAAGGAGGCAGAAAAATAA
- a CDS encoding anti-sigma factor antagonist (This anti-anti-sigma factor, or anti-sigma factor antagonist, belongs to a family that includes characterized members SpoIIAA, RsbV, RsfA, and RsfB.) produces MAKVTFIPGSGTLAAYLSGEIDHHAAQSLRREIDAQIDDRLPELLTLDFSGVTFMDSSGVGLILGRGRHIGALGGRLTVQNPPRAVQRMLDLAHITYA; encoded by the coding sequence ATGGCCAAAGTAACCTTCATCCCGGGCAGCGGCACCCTTGCCGCCTACCTCAGCGGCGAGATCGACCACCACGCCGCCCAATCGCTGCGGCGGGAGATCGATGCGCAGATAGATGACCGCCTTCCGGAATTGCTGACGCTGGATTTCTCGGGCGTCACCTTTATGGACTCCTCCGGTGTGGGGCTTATTCTGGGGCGCGGCCGGCATATCGGCGCGCTGGGCGGACGGCTGACCGTCCAGAATCCGCCCCGGGCGGTGCAGCGAATGCTCGACCTTGCTCACATAACCTACGCCTGA